In the Chitinispirillum alkaliphilum genome, CCTGGTAACCCTTAAGCAGTTACTCTTTTCGGTATTTAACCGCAGCTTAGAAAAAGCTGCCGAGGGCATGGCACACCTCAAAGAGATGTTTTTATGTGACCTTTACTGAAAAAGCTGAAGCTGACGGGAGAAAAAGACATTTCTGCAGACATCTGCGAATACATTTTTGCAGCTTTGCCCCGGGGAAATCACCCGTAAACATTTTCATGCTGCTTCCACCCACACAAAATGCACATCACCCACCCCTGCGGGAAAGCTTTAGTTTTCTCTGTTTACTTTTACTTCCTAACTTTCAACAAAAAAGGAGGACTCGTCCATGGATGAGAACAGAAGAGAACAGGTGGCCCTGTTCCGTTTCTCTGTAATCGGTTCGCTTATCTCTGGTGAACTATGTCACGGAGAGCTCAAAAAACGTATCCGTGAGCTGTCGGACAGGCGCTATATTATTCCCCACAGCCATAAAACCCGCATCGCCCCGGGGACCATTGAAGACTGGCTCTATGCCTACAGGCAGAAAGGTCTTGAGTGGCTAAAACCAAAACACAGAAGTGACAGCGGTGCGTTGCGCCTGATCGAATCTCAGGCAGGCAAAGCTATAGTCGAGTATCGGAGAGAACACCCCCGAAGGCCTGTGCGGCTTGTCATGGCAGATCTGGTGGAACAGAAGAAAATCCCTCATATTTTCCCCCTCTCAACGGTCTACCGTTATTTGCGCCACCATGCACCAAAACACGTGCGGCCAGCCACGAGCAAAGAACAAAAGCGTTTCAGCCACCGCTTTCCAAATGACTGCTGGCAGGGGGATGTCATGCACGGCCCCTACATAAAAGAGCTTGGGGGAAAGGCCCGCAAGACATACCTCATAGCCTTTCTGGATGATGCTACCAGGCTTGTAACGGGAGCAGTGTTCTGCTTTTTCAGAAGCAGTAGTAATGTCAAAGATGTACTTCGCACTGCGGTTCTCACCTACGGCATTCCGTCCAAACTCTTTCTGGACAACGGCAGAAACTTCTGTTCCCGGGATATAGAGATCGCCTGTGCCGCCATGCGGTGTGCACTCATTCACTCAACTGCGTATTATCCGCAAGGAAAGGGAAAGGTTGAACGGTTTTTCAGGACTGTGCGGGACTCCTTTCTAAGTGACGGTTGCGCCTTCCGGTCCCTTGAAGAACTCAATGAGCGTTTCAGCTGTTGGCTGCAACAGGATTACAACCGTAAACCACACAGAGGACTTGATGGTGCAACACCTCTTGACACCTATCTGCACAAAGCGGAAAACCGTATTCGCCGTCTGGAGGCACATGTGGATCCAGCGGAGCTGTTCTGCAGAAAAGAAACCAGGCAGGTTGCTCATGATGGAACGTTCAGAATCAACAACATCCTGTATGAAACAGAGGAACATCTTGTCGGCAGAAAAATCCACGTTCTGTATGACAAGGATGATCCCCTGAGAACTGTAAAAGTCTATGACGGAAAGATCTTCGTACATAGCTCAAAGCCCATTGATTTTCTAAGTAACGCAAATGCAAAACGTAACGAACTCAAGGAGACAAAATGATAAAAGCAGCCTTCAGCCTTAAAGACCTTCCCTTTACCAAAGAAATCAGCACAACCGACCTGTTCATGCATCCTCAGTTTAAGGAATTCACCTCCAGACTATCTCTTCTGTGTGAAAACAGGGGAATCGGAATGTTTACCGGTGAAGTAGGGTGCGGAAAGTCAACTACGGTGCGCACCGTTCTGGAGTCTCTGAGCTCACAAACACACAAAGTGGTGTACCTTTACAGAGGGCTTGAGAATGTAGGGACTTTCTATACCCAGATAGCCGCTGAACTGGGTATTATGCCCAAGTTCCGGAAATCGGATGTGGCAACACAGGTACTGTCCCACATCACCGAGCTCTATACCCAGCAGAAGATCACAGCCGTACTGGTAATCGATGAAGCTCATTTGCTCAAGCCTGAAATCTTTGATGAAATCAGGCTGCTTCATAACAGCAGATTCGATTCATGCGATTACCTGGCTACCGCGCTTGTAGGTCAGCCTCCGCTCAGGAAGATGATTGCATACGCCAAGTATTTACCCCTGAAACAGAGAATATCTGTCACCTGCCATCTTACAGCTCTGGACAAAGGACAGGGGTACGACTATTTCAACCACCAACTATCAGTAATCAAAGCTTCACAGAAAATATTTCTGGACAATGCAGTGGAAGCAATCGTCTGTGCAAGCAAGGGAGTTCCAAGAATGATAAACACCATCGCATCCAAATCAATGGCTCATGCAGCTATCAATAAAAAACTCACCACTGTGGATCAGGAAACGGTAATGGAGGTTCTGGATGAACTTGGGCT is a window encoding:
- a CDS encoding integrase, which encodes MDENRREQVALFRFSVIGSLISGELCHGELKKRIRELSDRRYIIPHSHKTRIAPGTIEDWLYAYRQKGLEWLKPKHRSDSGALRLIESQAGKAIVEYRREHPRRPVRLVMADLVEQKKIPHIFPLSTVYRYLRHHAPKHVRPATSKEQKRFSHRFPNDCWQGDVMHGPYIKELGGKARKTYLIAFLDDATRLVTGAVFCFFRSSSNVKDVLRTAVLTYGIPSKLFLDNGRNFCSRDIEIACAAMRCALIHSTAYYPQGKGKVERFFRTVRDSFLSDGCAFRSLEELNERFSCWLQQDYNRKPHRGLDGATPLDTYLHKAENRIRRLEAHVDPAELFCRKETRQVAHDGTFRINNILYETEEHLVGRKIHVLYDKDDPLRTVKVYDGKIFVHSSKPIDFLSNANAKRNELKETK